The Candidatus Methylomirabilis limnetica DNA window GCGTCGCGAGCCGCCCCGGGGCCGGCAGCCAATTCTGCGTATGGCTGCCCTGGCGTGAGGTCGCACCCGCCGTGCTAGAAGGCGCCGCGCCGCGCCGCGCGCTGCCGAAGCGCGCCGGGGACTGAGAGCACAACCGATGGCGAAGATCCTGGTGGTGGACAACTACGCGCTGAACCTCAGGCTCGCCGTCACCGCGCTCCAGCAGGCGGGCCACGAGGTGCTGAGCGCGGGGGGCGGCGCCGAGGGCATCGAGGCCGCGCTGGCGCATGCGCCCGATCTCGTCCTTATGGACGTGCAGATGCAGGGCATGGACGGCATCGCCGCGCTCGGG harbors:
- a CDS encoding response regulator, translating into MAKILVVDNYALNLRLAVTALQQAGHEVLSAGGGAEGIEAALAHAPDLVLMDVQMQGMDGIAALGRLRADPRTAALKVVAFTALAMKGDAERLFAAGFDGYLEKPIRYKEFLASVAALLEGRNE